Proteins encoded in a region of the Zea mays cultivar B73 chromosome 2, Zm-B73-REFERENCE-NAM-5.0, whole genome shotgun sequence genome:
- the LOC103647581 gene encoding calcium-dependent protein kinase 22, translated as MGGWYSAIAATRLKMLRRGCRGAAAVLPVASHDSVTGKERKRKRRKHASILGDSGTVDPDFSRRYRLGAELGRGEFGVTRRCEDAATGEALACKTIRRKRLLLRRAGLDADDVRREVEITRRMSEAGGGRVVRLREACEDDDGVHLVVELCEGGELFDRIFEREHYSERAAAKLARTIVEVVQLCHENGVMHRDLKPENFLFVNKSEESPLKAIDFGLSVFFKPGDRFAEVVGSGCYMAPEVLKRSYGPEIDVWSAGVILHLLLCGFPPFWGDSDEKIAQSILRGVINLQKDPWPKVSQSAKDLVRKMLDPDPCTRLTAKQVLEHPWLKNADKASNASLGEVVRSRLKQLSSMNKFKKKALGVVAMNLPTEEVDQYNQMFRTMDKDNDGNLSLEDLKEGFRINGHPVPEEEIKMLLQAGDIHGSGTLDCEEFVTVLLHIKKLSNDEYLPKAFKFFDKDKNGFIEMAELMEALGDGELKPNEQVVNDIIREVDKDKDGRISYPEFELMMKGGSDWRNASRRYSRENFSSLSRKLCKDTL; from the exons ATGGGTGGTTGGTACTCCGCCATTGCGGCCACCAGGCTGAAGATGCTGCGCCGCGGATGCCGGGGTGCCGCTGCCGTCCTCCCCGTCGCCAGCCACGACAGCGTCACCGGCAAGGAGAGGAAGAGGAAGCGCAGGAAGCACGCCTCTATCCTGGGCGACTCCGGCACCGTCGACCCGGACTTCTCGCGGCGGTACCGGCTCGGCGCGGAGCTTGGGCGCGGCGAGTTCGGCGTCACGCGGCGGTGCGAGGATGCCGCCACGGGGGAGGCCCTGGCGTGCAAGACGATCCGGCGGAAGCGGCTGCTCCTGCGCCGCGCCGGGCTCGACGCGGACGACGTGCGGCGCGAGGTGGAGATCACGCGGCGCATGTCGGAGGCGGGCGGGGGCAGGGTGGTGCGCCTGCGCGAGGCGTGCGAGGACGACGACGGCGTGCACCTCGTCGTGGAGCTCTGCGAGGGCGGCGAGCTCTTCGACCGCATCTTCGAGCGGGAGCACTACTCCGAGCGCGCCGCCGCCAAGCTCGCCCGCACCATCGTCGAGGTCGTGCAG CTGTGCCACGAGAACGGAGTGATGCACAGGGACCTGAAGCCGGAGAACTTCCTGTTCGTGAACAAGTCGGAGGAGTCGCCTCTCAAGGCTATCGACTTCGGCCTCTCCGTGTTCTTCAAGCCTG GGGATCGGTTCGCCGAAGTGGTTGGCAGCGGGTGCTACATGGCTCCAGAGGTTCTCAAGAGAAGCTATGGGCCAGAGATAGACGTGTGGAGCGCCGGCGTCATCCTGCACCTCCTCCTCTGCGGATTCCCGCCGTTCTGGGGAG ACTCCGATGAGAAGATTGCACAGTCGATACTACGGGGAGTAATTAACTTACAGAAGGATCCATGGCCCAAGGTCTCCCAGAGTGCAAAGGATCTTGTCAGGAAGATGCTTGACCCAGACCCTTGTACACGGTTGACGGCAAAACAAGTCCTCG AGCATCCTTGGCTCAAGAATGCTGATAAGGCTTCAAACGCGTCACTCGGAGAGGTGGTTCGGTCGAGGCTGAAGCAGCTCTCGTCCATGAACAAGTTTAAGAAGAAGGCACTTGGA GTGGTCGCCATGAATTTACCGACGGAAGAGGTTGACCAATACAATCAGATGTTCCGTACCATGGACAAGGACAATGACGGCAATTTGTCACTTGAAGATCTCAAAGAGGGTTTCCGGATAAACGGTCATCCTGTTCCAGAGGAAGAGATAAAGATGCTGTTACAAGCG GGTGATATACATGGAAGTGGCACGTTAGACTGTGAGGAATTTGTGACGGTCTTACTTCACATTAAAAAGCTCAGTAACGACGAGTATCTACCTAAGGCTTTCAAGTTCTTTGACAAGGACAAGAACGGTTTTATTGAGATGGCCGAGCTGATGGAGGCTCTAGGTGACGGTGAACTGAAGCCTAACGAGCAAGTGGTTAACGACATTATCCGTGAGGTTGACAAGGATAAG GATGGCCGTATCAGCTACCCAGAGTTCGAATTGATGATGAAAGGTGGGTCAGACTGGAGGAATGCCTCTAGACGGTACTCGAGAGAGAATTTCAGTAGCCTCAGTCGAAAGCTGTGCAAAGACACCTTATGA